TTGCTGACATCAGATCGGCTTAATTTGAATTTACTATTTGAATACTTTGGTTTTGCGGCTTCTATTATTTTTTTATTATCTGATTTCACAATCTTTTGAGTTTTTACTGTTGTTTTTAAAAGGCCGACTTGTACTTGTACATTTTTGTTTTTATCCGGCATGCTGAGGAGGGTTGCCTCTTGATTAAGATCTTTTATAAATACAACATCTCCTATTTGAATTTTATCCCAGTTAACAGGTTCATGCTGCGGTTCTAGTTCTTCTTGTTCTTGAGAAGATACATTTCTAAGATTGGCTTCAATTTCAGAAAGCCTGTTTATTGAGCGTCGTGCTATTTTTTCACTTTTGGTTCTTCTGATTTCTTCCAGAATATCCTTAATTTCAGCCCTAGCTTTTGATATTTCTGTATCGAATTTTTTCTTATATATAGTTAAGGCTTGTTTTTTCTCTGAATTAATTTTATCCAGCTTCTGATTATATTCTTTTTCGAGTTTTTCAAGTTCTTCCTTTGTGGATTCAACTTTTTGAGCATTTCTAGAAAGTTCTTGCTGAGTAGTTTGTAAACCTTCAAGGATTTCGCCGGTAGGATCTTTCTGAGTAATATAAATATTCTGTGCCTCGCTGGCAATTTCTGAACTCAGGCCAAGATTTTTAGCTATTGTAATAGCATTACTTTTACCTGGTAAGCCCATGAGTAATTTGTATGTTGGAGCTAAACTATCAATATCAAATTCTACACTTGCATTGTAAAAGCCTTTTTGCGTATAAGCCAGTGCTTTTAATTCTCCGTAGTGAGTAGTTACAATAGTTCTTGCTTCTTTTTTATGGAGATTTTCAAGAATTGCTTGAGCCAATGCAGAGCCTTCAGACGGGTCAGTTCCTGCTCCTATTTCATCCAATAATACTAGAGAATCATTGTTTATTTGATTTAATATGCTAATGATATTAGTCATATGCCCGGAAAAAGTGGATAAATTTTGAATTAGACTCTGCTCATCACCTATATCAGCAAAGATATTTGCGAAGGGGTAGATATTTGCCTCTAAAGCTGGCACATGAAGTCCTGCTCTAGTCATCAACACACATAAGCCGACGGTCTTCAAGATAACAGTTTTGCCACCGGTATTTGAACCTGTGATAATTAATGTATTCCAATCGTTACCTATTTCTACATTATTTGGGATTACATTTTCGATTGTAGTCATTAAGATAGGGTGTCTTACTCTATTTAAAGAAATAAATTTATCATTATTTATATTAGGCTCTGTTGCTTTTAAAAGTACGCTGTATTTTGCTTTTGCAAAAATAAAATCAAGTTCTGCCAGATTATCTAATGCAAAATCAATTTCATCTGCTTGCAGACCAACTCTATTAGAGAGTTCTGCAAGAATTCTTTTAATTTCGTAATCGATTTTAAGCTCTATTTCTTTTAAATTGTTATTTAATTCAACAATTGATTTTGGCTCAATAAATAGAGTTGCTCCGCTGGATGAGCTGTCATGGACTATTCCTTGCACATTGGATTTGAATTCTATCTTAACAGGTATAACATATCTATCACTTCTTAAAGTATATACAGGTTCTTGTAAGTACTTTGAATATTCAGAAGAGGTAATTAAGCTATTTAATTTACTCTTTAAATTAGCTGTATGATCTTTATAACTTATTCTTAACCTTCTTAACTCTGGGCTTGCATTATCAGCCACTTCACAGGAGTCATCGAAAGTATTCAGAATATCTTCTTCGAGTTTTTTATTCTCAAATAAATTTTGGGATATGTGAAATAAATTTGGTGTTTCTTCCTGATATTTTGAAAAGAATGATTTTAACCTTCTTGATGCTCCAATGGTGCTTGCAATGTCAATTAATTCTTGATTTTTTAATGTTTGACCAATTTTTGTTAATCCAATTAAGTCTACAATATTCCTTATACCTCCAAGAGGAGGATATATGGCTTGATCAAGAAGAAATTTAGCTTCAGTTGTGTTTTTTAGTTCAGATTTGATAGTATCTGTATTGGAATATGTAGGTGCACTTAAACAGCGCGCTTTTCCAATCTCAGAAGTTGCGTGCTGAGCTAGATTTTTTAGTATAGTACTCCATTCCAGTACTTTTAGTGTTCTTTTTTCAGTATCCATAGTGATATTTATATGTTATTCTGTTATTCTTTTTATAACTCTACAATAAATAAGACTTTTATAATATGTTGTTGTTCATAATTAAATTCGAAAATAGATAAAATAAATAGAAAAATTTAAAATGACTAATATCAATGAAATTAAACAAAAAGAACTAATATTGCTAATACTCACTCTTGAGGGAGGATTATTTCTTATTGCTCTTTTGTGGGGTTATTTGGCTAAAATTAACCCTTTTAATAAAATATACTTTGATTATGCAGATATATTTTGGGCAATTATTGGGGCAGTGTTTATATTACTTATCAATTATGTCTCGATAAACGAGCTTTCTAAGCTTATTCCATTTTTTAGAAATTTAAAGGATGCTTATAATGATATAGCATATCTGGCAGCAAATGTAAGTCTGCCCGGTGCTCTTGTTATTGCGCTTATATCCGGATTTGCTGAAGAGTTTTTCTTTAGAGGAATACTTCAGCAGCAATTTGGTATTGTTATTGCAAGTGTAGTTTTTGGTTTATTTCATATTGGTAATGCTAAGACTTTATATTATGGGATCTATGCGGTTATTATTGGATTTTATTTAGGATGGTTATTTATCTTCACAGGAAATTTACTGGTTCCAATAATTGTGCATGTGCTTAATAACTTTATTGCTCTGCCTTATATGCGTTATTACTATCATAAGTATATTGAAGAAAATCAAAACGTTTAAAAAATATAAGGATTAAGTTTTGGTGTTTGTACTAGGTTTATCCAAACATTAGCTTTTTAATGCAATATTTGTCTATTTGTCGCTTGTTATTTAACTAAAAAAACATAAAATATTATCAAAATAATTATTTATAATTAAAAAGGATTGATAATGATTACTGTACGTAAAAGTAGTGAACGTGGATATACTAATCGTGGATGGATGAATTCATATCGGACATTCTCTTTTGAGGAATATCAGAATGAAAATCATATGCACTTTAGAGATCTTCGAGTGATTAATGAAGATATAGTTCAACCTGAACAGGGATTTCCTGCTCATAGGCATAAAAATATGGAAATAATTACTTATGTTATAAATGGTGAACTTATTCATGAAGATAATCTCGGAAATAGTTCTGTGATTCATTCTAACCAGGTTCAGAGAATAACTGCAGGAAAAGGTATTATACACAGTGAATATAATTATTCTCAGACTGATAATTTGCATTTCATACAAATCTGGATTTTCCCGGATCAAGATAACTTAAAACCTGGTTATGAGTGTAAGTTATTTTCGTTTAATGATAAAGACGGACAATTATGCCTGATTGCTTCTAATGATGGACATGATAACTCTCTTCAAATACATCAAGATGTTAATATTTATGCAAGCATACTTAATATAGGTGAAAAATCGACTTTTAAACAAAATCCAGATCGATATACCTGGATACAGGTAATTTATGGGAAATTGCTTATAGACGATATTTCACTCAAAAAAGGAGATGGTGTAGCATTAAGTGATAAAGAATGTATAGAATTATACCCGTTAGAAAAAAGCGAGATATTGCTATTTGATCTTAAATAAGCTTTGTATAGATTAATCTTCTTGTACTACGTGCTGAAGGGTTAAAGATTCTATATTTTTTAATTCTTTGATTCTCTTATAGGCTTTACTAATTGGATCACTATCATATACGTCAAGGACAAAGACTATTTTCATAAAATCATCTTCTCTTGCTGACTTTCCTACTTGTGTTTCGACAATATTACTAAATTCTCTGAAGAACCAGTCCTGTATATCAGATACATACTCAGCTGCGCATACAATTGTTGCTTTGATTCTTACTCCTTTTCTGGTATGTCTTGATATAAATCCTCTTTCTAATTTTCTAATTACTACAAGGATAATCAAAGTTAATATGGTAGCTAAAACAGCAATCTGATATGAACCTGTTCCTGTTGCCATGCCTATACTTGCTGTTATCCATAAAGTAGCTGCAGTAGTAAGGCCGTATACCGAAATTCCGTGATGCAGAACCGCTCCACCGCCAATAAAACCTATGCCTGTTAAAATTTGTGCAGCAATACGGGCAGGATCTTGCACTATTCTGACCCCATCAGGTGTGGTAACATTTGAAAATCCATATATAGATAATATCGTAAATACCGTAGAACCTAAACATACTAGAATATGAGTTCTTAGTCCTGCTGATTTATTAGTTAGCTCTCTTTCCATGCCTATTGCAAATCCAAGTACTGTAGATACCAGAACTCTGATTAGTAAGTCGAAATTAATATTGTCAAAAAGGTTAATACCACTAAATATATCAAGTGACAGCATTTATATTCAATCTCTCTTTCTAGCTATTCTTAATTTTATCTTACTCTGCTTTTTGGGTCTAAAACGTCTCTTACAGCATCACCAACAAGGTTAAATGAAAGAACCGCAATAAATATAAGGAAACCAGGTATTAGAAGCCAAGGACGATTTATAACATTAATATATTCTTGTGCTTCTTTTAACATATTTCCCCAGCTGGCATCAGGTTGCTGAATTCCTAATCCAAGGAAGCTTAGACCTGACTCTGCCAGAATAAAGCCCGGAACACTTAATGTCATTGCTACTATAACATAACTTGCAGTTTGGGGTAAGACATGTTTTACAATTATTCTAAAGGGGCTTGCTCCAATAGCTTGTGCAGCTTCGACAAATTCCTGACTCTTAATTGATAAAACCATGCCCCGAATAACCCTGCTAAATCCAGCCCATCCTATAAAAGCAAGTATTACTGTGATTAAAGTAAACCTTTGTCCACTTGTCATATTAGCAGGCAATATTGCAGCAAGGCTTATTAATAGATAAAAAGTAGGTATGCTCATTATTGCTTCTGCAATACGCATCATTATATTATCGATTTTACCACCGAAATATCCTGCTATTCCACCATATATCAGTCCTATTGGAAACGAGATAAGTAATGCTAAAAATCCGATAGTTAATGAAATCTGCCCTCCATAAAGTAATCTTGAAAAATTATCACGACCATTTATGTCTGCACCAAGTAAAAATAGTCTTCCAGGTTCATCTACAGTTACTAAATGTATATTTGCAGGAATTATGCCTAATAATTTATATTCATATCCTAATGATAAGAATTTTAAATAATGTTTCTTAGATCTATCCAGCTTGAAATCCATGCTAAACGTGTCTGGATTGAATTCTCTCTCATAATTATACGTATATGGCCAGGAAATATGTCCTTCTTGAGTAATCATAAAGACTTTTGATGGCGGAGCGTATGATAAATGTCTGTCACTAAAGTCTTTTTGATATGGTGTAAAGAAACTTGCCAGAGTTATGGCTAAATAAAGGCAAGCAAGGACTATTAATCCCACAAGAGCAAACTTGTCTTTGATAAGTTTTTTAATTATTGTTTTTTGTGTTTTTTGATTTAGAAATTGCATATCATTTAACTCAATGTAATTCTTGGATCTACTAACTTTAACAATATATCGGCAATCAAATTACCAACTACAAGCATGATTGCTCCCATCATAAGAGAAGCCATTACGAGATTTATATCTAACTTAATTACAGCCTCAAGTATTAATCTGCCAAGGCCCGGATATTGAAAAACATATTCGGTTAGTGCAGCACCGCTTAATAATGATGCAAACTCAAATCCCAATAAAGTAACCATGGGGTTAATGGCGTTTCTTACGGCATGTTTATAAATAACTTTATGCTCAGGTAATCCTTTAGCCCTTGCCATTTTTACATAATCTGCCTCAAGGACATCCAACAAGTTACCTCTCATTTGTCTTTGTAATCCTGCAAGGCTGGCAGTAGCTAATACCAGCACTGGTAAAAATAGATGGTGTGTTATGTCCAATATTTTATGTATAGGGTTAAATTTCTCAAATCCTACACTAGTTAACCCTCCTACAGGAAACCAACCGGTTTTTACTGCAAAAATTAACATTAATAAAGCCATAAAAAATGTAGGAACTGCCATTCCCAAAGAGGATATTAGTGTTAGAGCCCTGTCAAAAGGGGTTTTCCAGTGTAATGCTGCAAAAATGCCCAATGGGACAGCTACAAGCCAAGTTATTACTATCACTGAGAAAGTTAGCATTAATGTATTCGGAATTCTTTCTGTTAATTTATCTATAACTTTCTCACCGGATGTTGATATTCCAAGGTCGCCTTTTAAGGCACTTGTTAACCATTTTACATATTGTTTATGTATAGGTAAATCAAGTCCTAGTCTTTCTTTTTCTGCTTGAAGTGTTTGAGGTGATATAGCAGGATTCATTTTTAGCTCTGCTAATGGATCAACAGGACTTAATTTAATAACAATAAAGCTCACTATTGAAACCAAAAACAATAATGGTATGACTTGTAGTATTCTTTTTAATATGTATAAAGGTATAGACATATTTATCCTTTAATGTATATTTCTTCCAAGTTATGAATGATTCCACCAAGTGGAGTTGGTTGTAAATTACCGAATTTATCTCTTACAGCATAAATTCTAAGACCTGAATAGATGTATATTAATGGACGTTCATTGTATACGATTTCTTGATATTTATTATAAACTTCTTTTCGCTTTTCTAAATCAATTGTGCTTGCACCTTCTTCAAAAATTCGATCAAGCTCTCTTTCCCAATCTCTCAAATCAGGCTTTGTAATTAACTGATCACCTTTTCTCTGATTGAATAAATGTAAGGCTCCTGAGCTATCCCAGACATTTCTTCCTCCATGTGGTTCAATTGGGCTGCCGGTTAAAGCTATTATTATTGCATCCCAATCAAGAGAATCGTTTAGCTTTCCTACTAATACATTAAATTCTATAGGTTTAAAATTAACTTTGATACCAATTTCGGCAAGATCCTGTTTGACCATTACTCCTGTAGCTTCTCTTTCAGTATTCCCTGCATTGGTAAACAGATTAATCTCTACAATATTTCCCCATTTATCCATTAACCTGCCATATTTATCCCACTTGAATCCTGATTTTTTAAGATATTCACGAGCTACATTCAGGTCTCTTGCGTGCCCATCTTTAAGTTTAGGATTAAGAAAAACAGACGATAAACTTTCTGCTGTGTATAACGGTGCTCCAACTCCGCTCAAAATATTGGCTATTATGTTTTCTCTATCTATAGCATAATCAACAGCGGTTCTAAAATTTGCATCATTAAACCATAATTGCTTTTTGGGATCTACGTAAAAATGCCCATTTTCGTTTTTTCTTCTATTTAAATTAAAGGTAATAAATGAAGTGCTGGTATCTGGCCCCAGATTATACATTTTGTAATCGGAGCTTTTTTCCAGTTCTTTAAATCTGGCTACATTTCCACCTCTGACAGAAAGGAGGTCTATCTCTCCTGCTTCAAATTTTAAAACTTCGTTATTTAAATCTCCTACTATGTAGATAACGTAATTACTTAAATAGGGGAGTTTTTGGGCTTTTTTATCTATTACAAAGTAATTAGGGTTTCTTTTAAAAACAACTCTTTGAGCTGGAACATATTTAGTAAGTCTAAACATGCCACTTGTTACAAACTTTTCAGATGGAGTAGTAACGCCCCAGAATGAGTCAAAAGCAATTTTACCTTTTTTGACAACAGGTTCGAGAATATGTTTTGGGGCTATATTTAAGCCAAGTTGTCTTAGAAATGGAGCAAATGGTTTTGGGGTTGTAAACTTTACAGTTAACTTGTCTATAGCTTCCACTTTAGGCATTTTACCATCAATAAGAGAATTATCTCTCATGCTGGTATTGCCTAATCCGGCTGCTACAATATCATTCCAAGTAAATACAACGTCTTCGGCTGTAATAGGTTTACCATCTGACCATTTTAATCCTTTTCTTAGTTTTATTGTATATACAGTGCCTGATTGATCAACGGTAACAGATTTTGCCAGATGAGGAATGACCTCTCCAGTATAAGCATCTGTTGATACAAGACCATCAAACATTAATTCACCAATTGTGGCTGAAGTATTATCCTTGGCATTCCATGGATTAAATGTTTTAGGGCCTTCTCCAATAGTAGAGGTATGAAGAGTTCCTCCAGGTATTCCTATTTCACCTCGTGCTTGTTTATATTCAACACCATTTATCTCTATAGTTTTAAATGGTCCTGGATATTTAACTTCAGCAGCACTTAAACTTTTACTTGTTTCCTGTTTTGATTCAATTTCCGGAATATCAGCTTTAATGCAGGATTTAAGCAGGAATACAACAAAAACTGTAAATATAGCTATTGTAATTAATTTATTTTTCTTCATGATTAGCTTTATATCAATTCTCAACTAATTAATGATGCCTTCTAAATTATCTTATACTTATCAAACATTTTTCAAGGAAATTAGGTAGATTTATTTTACCACCTTTAAAAACAAGATAGATAAAGTAGTGATCTACTAAATGAAGATTACTGTATGAGTAAAAAAGCATAAAAACTGAACTTTTTAAAAAGAATCTTGATAAAATGATAAATTATTAATTATAAAATTATGGTAAAGAAATGCCTTTAAGTGGATAACTGGAACATCCCATACTGGTAGTCCAGGCTGCGCTACCAACAACACAACTGAATCCATCATCATTTGTTCCAGTAGAAATTACCTGATACACTCCATCTTTTTTAATTAACCAGGCAAGATGAAAATCTTTTCCCATCATATTAGGAGGATCATCTCCATTTACATCAACATCAAGCTCTGCACATACTCCTGTTAAAGTACCAACTCCATATTCCGCAGTTGAAGTACTGGTGCAAGCAGCACTATAAGGCCAAAATCCAACAACCGCTCCACTCGGAAGCTGGCCAGCAGAAAATGCATCGGAATCCCATACGTTACCACCCTTATAACCTTTATATGTAACATCCCCTACTAAAGTATCAAAATTACCTGTAGCAATAAAATTCATAACTTCAGCATATTCATTTCTNNNNNNNNNNNCAAGTTCATCATCAGTAACTTTTACAATCAAGCTAGGAATAGTCAGAGCTGCTATTACTCCTACAATTGTCAATGTTATAACAGCTTCTGCTAATGTAAATGCTTTTTGAATTTTCATAATATCTTCTCAGAACATTCTTAATTTATGAGTTATATGCTAATTATAAATTATCTATTATAACTGCGCAATGCTAAGTCTTTTCATTTAATATTTTATGGTAAAGGAGTGCCTTTTAGCGGATAAACAGCGCATCCTAAACTGTTTCTCCAGGTACTACTACCAGCAACACAGCTTGTTCCATCATTATTTGTTCCGCCAGAAATTACCTGATACACTCCATCCTTCTTAATTAACCAGGCCATATTATAATCTTTTCCTACCATATTAGGAGGATCATCTCCATTTACATCAATATCAAGCTCTGCACATACTCCTGTTAATGTTCCACCTCCAAGTACAGCAGTAGAAGTACTAGCACAGGTAGTACTATAACGATAAAAACCTATAACAGCTCCACTCGGTAGTTGACCCGCAGCATAATTAGCTCCTGAACTAGTAGTCCAAAAGCCATTACCTTTATAATGCTTATAAGTAATAACACTTCCTAATAAAACATTAAAATCACCTGTAGCGATAAAATTCATAACTTCAGCATAGTCATCTCTAAAGTTGGCATGAGAGCTTGTATCTATATCATGGTTCAAGTCAATTTTTTGTGTAGCATCTGATAATTCAGCAAGAGTTTTTTTCCATTTGGTTGCAAGTTGATCATCAGTAACTTTTACAATTAAGCTAGGAATAGTTAAAGCTGCTATTACTCCAATAATGGTTAAAGTTACAAAAGTCTCTGCTAAAGTAAATGCCTTTTGAATTTTCATAATATCTTCTCAGAATATTCTTAATTTATGCACTATATATTAATTATAAATTATCTATTCTAACTGTGCAATGCTTGAGTATTTTAAAACAGCTTCTCAATAAATAATATTTTAAAGTATTTCTTTCTATATAACCAATTCTATATTTTCAATAAATCCAAATTAATCTCTTCAACTTCAGTACAGTCTGAATAGAATTTGTGTCCTACTTGAGCAAATTTAGCAGCATTGGCACTTACAAAGTATTTTCTTGAACCGCAATGAGAATTACTAAGTATTCCTAGTTTTTCTAGCTCAATTTCTACAGCTTTAACAAGATAATCAGCCGGATCAATTAACATATCGGGTCTATTAGTTACTTGATTAATCAATTCCGTTAAAAAAGGGTAATGAGTGCAACCAAGTATTATTTTTTCTACGTTATTTTCAAGAAGCTGAGTGACATATTTGCTAACTAATTCTTTAGATTCAGGTAAATCCAAAGATCCTGATTCAACTATTTCAACAAGTCCAGGACACCCTATCTCAAAAACATTTTTATCCGTATTAAGCTTTAATATATTCGTGCTATACGCTTTAGATTTAATAGTAGCAGAAGTTGCAATCACTCCAATATTTTTCTCACTTAAACCAGCAACATGCTTTGCAGTAGGTTCTATTAATCCATATATAGGAA
This genomic window from Candidatus Melainabacteria bacterium RIFOXYA2_FULL_32_9 contains:
- a CDS encoding ABC transporter substrate-binding protein, with translation MSIPLYILKRILQVIPLLFLVSIVSFIVIKLSPVDPLAELKMNPAISPQTLQAEKERLGLDLPIHKQYVKWLTSALKGDLGISTSGEKVIDKLTERIPNTLMLTFSVIVITWLVAVPLGIFAALHWKTPFDRALTLISSLGMAVPTFFMALLMLIFAVKTGWFPVGGLTSVGFEKFNPIHKILDITHHLFLPVLVLATASLAGLQRQMRGNLLDVLEADYVKMARAKGLPEHKVIYKHAVRNAINPMVTLLGFEFASLLSGAALTEYVFQYPGLGRLILEAVIKLDINLVMASLMMGAIMLVVGNLIADILLKLVDPRITLS
- a CDS encoding glutamate racemase, with product MVSDKPIGVFDSGVGGLTVLRKLVEALPGENYLYFGDTARVPYGEKTKEQLIQFVTEILNWYKYKDAKAVLMACNTSSAVVLDFVKDKYDFPIYGLIEPTAKHVAGLSEKNIGVIATSATIKSKAYSTNILKLNTDKNVFEIGCPGLVEIVESGSLDLPESKELVSKYVTQLLENNVEKIILGCTHYPFLTELINQVTNRPDMLIDPADYLVKAVEIELEKLGILSNSHCGSRKYFVSANAAKFAQVGHKFYSDCTEVEEINLDLLKI
- a CDS encoding quercetin 2,3-dioxygenase, translating into MITVRKSSERGYTNRGWMNSYRTFSFEEYQNENHMHFRDLRVINEDIVQPEQGFPAHRHKNMEIITYVINGELIHEDNLGNSSVIHSNQVQRITAGKGIIHSEYNYSQTDNLHFIQIWIFPDQDNLKPGYECKLFSFNDKDGQLCLIASNDGHDNSLQIHQDVNIYASILNIGEKSTFKQNPDRYTWIQVIYGKLLIDDISLKKGDGVALSDKECIELYPLEKSEILLFDLK